A single genomic interval of Monodelphis domestica isolate mMonDom1 chromosome X, mMonDom1.pri, whole genome shotgun sequence harbors:
- the LPAR4 gene encoding lysophosphatidic acid receptor 4 — MGNSSTNQTCFTDDSFKYNLNGAVYSVVFILGLITNCASLFVFCCRMKMRSETAIFITNLALSDLLFVFTLPFKIFYNFNRHWPFGDTLCKISGTAFLTNIYGSMLFLTCISVDRFLAIVYPFRSRTIRTRRNSAIVCAGVWILVLSGGISASLFSTTNVSNSTTTCFEGFSKRIWKTYLSKITIFIEVVGFIIPLLLNLTCSSLVLRTLRKPATLSQIGTNKEKVLKMIIVHVAIFIVCFVPYNSILFLYALVRSQAITNCSLERFAKTMYPITLCIATLNCCFDPFIYYFTLESFQKSLYINTQIKMESLFKTETPLTAKTSLPAIQEELSDQAMTNGGELMLESNL, encoded by the coding sequence ATGGGAAATTCCAGCACCAACCAAACGTGTTTCACAGATGACTCTTTTAAGTATAATTTGAATGGCGCTGTTTACAGCGTCGTGTTCATCCTTGGCCTGATAACAAACTGTGCATCCCTTTTTGTCTTCTGCTGTCGGATGAAAATGAGAAGTGAGACTGCCATTTTCATCACCAACCTGGCCCTCTCCGATCTGCTCTTTGTTTTCACTTTGCCTTTTAAGATTTTTTACAACTTTAACAGACACTGGCCCTTTGGTGACACCCTCTGTAAGATTTCTGGGACGGCGTTTCTCACCAACATCTACGGTAGCATGCTTTTCCTAACCTGCATCAGCGTCGACCGATTCCTAGCTATTGTCTATCCCTTCCGCTCTCGTACCATCCGGACAAGAAGAAACTCTGCTATCGTGTGTGCAGGAGTGTGGATACTGGTCCTCAGCGGCGGAATCTCGGCCTCTTTGTTCTCCACAACCAATGTCTCCAATTCCACAACAACCTGCTTTGAGGGATTTTCCAAGCGCATCTGGAAGACCTATTTGTCCAAGATTACTATATTTATCGAAGTGGTAGGCTTCATCATTCCTTTGCTCCTGAACCTCACATGCTCTTCTCTGGTACTTCGAACCCTCCGAAAACCAGCAACGCTGTCCCAGATTGGAACCAACAAAGAGAAAGTGCTGAAGATGATCATCGTGCATGTGGCCATTTTTATTGTCTGTTTCGTGCCGTACAACTCTATTCTCTTCCTCTATGCTCTGGTCCGCTCCCAAGCCATAACCAACTGCTCCTTGGAGAGGTTTGCCAAAACAATGTACCCCATTACGCTGTGCATTGCAACACTCAATTGCTGCTTTGACCCATTCATCTATTACTTCACATTGGAGTCCTTTCAGAAGTCTCTCTATATCAACACCCAGATCAAAATGGAGTCGCTTTTCAAGACGGAAACACCACTGACGGCGAAGACTTCTCTTCCGGCTATCCAGGAGGAACTCAGTGACCAGGCGATGACTAATGGGGGAGAACTCATGCTGGAATCCAACCTCTAA